In Staphylococcus lloydii, the following proteins share a genomic window:
- a CDS encoding citrate synthase — MANVQKGLEGVLAAETKVSSIIDSQLTYAGYDIDDLANNAEFEEIIFLLWHYRLPNAEELKTLKEKLLSYMELNPRVYSHFKEYATDNVHPMTALRTSVSYIAHFDSKAETEDDAETLERGIRIQAKIASLVTAFARVREGKDPVKPNKDLNYAGNFLYMLRGELPTDIEVEAFNKALVLHADHEFNASTFTARCAVSSLSDMYSGIVAAVGSLKGPLHGGANERVMSMLAEVKSEDEVDEYIDNKIKNKEKIMGFGHRVYKDGDPRAKFLKEMSRKITNETGQSQLFDISVKIADKMKKEKGLIANVDFYSATVYHSLNIEHDLFTPIFAVSRTSGWIAHILEQYEDNRIMRPRAHYVGEVNRTYVPIEER; from the coding sequence ATGGCAAACGTACAAAAAGGCTTAGAAGGGGTTCTAGCTGCCGAAACTAAAGTTAGTTCAATCATCGACAGTCAATTAACATATGCGGGCTATGACATAGATGATTTAGCGAATAATGCTGAATTTGAAGAAATTATCTTTTTATTATGGCATTATAGATTACCAAACGCTGAAGAACTTAAAACTTTAAAAGAAAAACTATTAAGTTATATGGAGTTAAATCCTAGAGTGTACAGTCACTTCAAGGAATATGCGACAGATAATGTACACCCTATGACTGCTTTAAGAACTTCAGTATCTTACATTGCTCACTTTGATTCTAAAGCTGAAACTGAAGATGATGCAGAAACGTTAGAACGAGGCATTCGTATTCAAGCGAAGATTGCTTCATTAGTAACTGCTTTTGCACGCGTAAGAGAAGGTAAAGATCCAGTTAAACCTAATAAAGACTTAAATTATGCAGGAAACTTCTTGTATATGTTAAGAGGTGAATTACCTACTGATATCGAAGTTGAAGCATTTAACAAAGCGTTAGTATTACATGCTGACCACGAATTTAATGCATCTACATTTACAGCAAGATGTGCTGTGTCATCATTATCTGATATGTATTCAGGTATTGTGGCTGCAGTCGGTTCATTAAAAGGACCATTACACGGCGGGGCAAATGAACGTGTAATGAGCATGTTAGCTGAAGTTAAATCAGAAGATGAAGTTGATGAATATATCGATAACAAAATTAAAAACAAAGAAAAAATCATGGGCTTCGGACACCGTGTATATAAAGATGGTGACCCAAGAGCGAAGTTCTTAAAAGAAATGAGCAGAAAAATCACTAATGAAACTGGGCAAAGTCAATTATTTGATATTTCTGTGAAAATTGCAGACAAAATGAAAAAAGAAAAAGGTTTAATTGCAAATGTAGACTTTTATAGTGCTACTGTATATCACAGCCTTAATATTGAACATGATTTATTCACACCAATTTTTGCTGTAAGTAGAACTTCAGGTTGGATTGCACATATTCTTGAACAATATGAAGATAATAGAATCATGCGTCCAAGAGCTCATTATGTGGGCGAAGTTAACAGAACTTATGTACCAATTGAAGAAAGATAA
- the pfkA gene encoding 6-phosphofructokinase, protein MKKIAVLTSGGDSPGMNAAVRAVVRKAIYNDIEVYGVYQGYQGLLNDDIKKLELGSVGDTIQRGGTFLYSARCPEFKEAEVRKKGIENLRKRGIEGLVVIGGDGSYRGAQRISEECSEIQTIGVPGTIDNDINGTDFTIGFDTALNTIIESVDKIRDTASSHARTFIIEVMGRDCGDLALWAGMSVGAETIIIPEVKTEIKEVAERIDHGIRRGKKHSIVMVAEGVMSGESCAQELAKYINVDARVSVLGHIQRGGSPTGADRVLASRLGGYAVELLMNGETARGVGIKNNDLTSTPFDEIFIAETHKFDHNIYNLTKELSI, encoded by the coding sequence ATGAAAAAAATTGCGGTTTTAACTAGTGGTGGAGACTCACCTGGAATGAATGCGGCAGTAAGAGCTGTTGTTCGTAAAGCGATATATAATGATATTGAAGTTTACGGCGTATATCAGGGATATCAAGGGTTATTAAACGATGATATTAAAAAACTTGAACTAGGTTCAGTTGGTGATACGATTCAACGTGGTGGTACATTTTTATATTCTGCAAGATGTCCAGAATTTAAAGAAGCAGAAGTACGTAAAAAAGGTATAGAAAATTTACGTAAAAGAGGCATTGAAGGCCTAGTAGTTATTGGTGGAGATGGTAGCTACAGAGGTGCTCAACGCATTAGTGAAGAATGTTCAGAAATTCAAACTATCGGTGTGCCAGGCACAATAGATAATGATATTAATGGTACTGATTTTACTATTGGATTTGATACGGCTTTAAATACTATAATTGAATCTGTAGATAAAATTAGGGACACTGCTTCTAGTCACGCTAGAACTTTTATTATCGAAGTTATGGGTCGTGACTGTGGTGACCTAGCGCTATGGGCTGGTATGTCAGTCGGTGCTGAAACTATCATTATTCCAGAAGTTAAAACTGAAATAAAAGAAGTAGCAGAACGTATTGATCATGGTATCAGGCGTGGTAAAAAACACTCTATCGTTATGGTTGCAGAAGGCGTAATGTCAGGTGAATCATGTGCCCAAGAATTAGCGAAATACATTAACGTTGATGCTCGTGTTTCAGTATTGGGACACATTCAACGTGGAGGAAGCCCAACAGGCGCAGATAGAGTTTTAGCATCGCGTTTAGGAGGTTATGCTGTTGAATTATTGATGAATGGTGAGACAGCAAGAGGTGTCGGCATTAAAAACAACGATTTAACAAGCACACCATTTGATGAAATTTTTATAGCAGAAACGCATAAATTTGATCACAATATTTACAATTTAACTAAAGAACTATCTATTTAA
- the icd gene encoding NADP-dependent isocitrate dehydrogenase, which yields MAVNKIVKSNDGLSVPNEPTIPYIIGDGIGPDIWKAASRVIDAAVEKAYNGEKKIDWKEVLAGQKAYDETGEWLPKETLEAIDEYLIAIKGPLTTPIGGGIRSLNVALRQELDLFTCLRPVRWFKGVPSPVKRPEETDMVIFRENTEDIYAGIEFKEGSSEVKKVVDFLQNEMGAKNIRFPETSGIGIKPVSKEGTERLVRAAIQYALDNNRKSVTLVHKGNIMKFTEGAFKQWGYDVAHNEFADKVFTWQQYDQIVEEQGKDEANAAQEKAEKEGKIIIKDSIADIFLQQILTRPADHDVVATMNLNGDYVSDALAAQVGGIGIAPGANINYESGHAIFEATHGTAPKYADQDKVNPSSEILSAVLMLEHLGWQEAADKITDSIEKTIASKVVTYDFARLMDGAEEVSTSQFADELIKNLS from the coding sequence ATGGCAGTAAATAAAATTGTAAAAAGCAACGACGGTTTATCAGTACCAAACGAACCAACAATTCCATATATTATTGGTGACGGAATTGGCCCAGATATCTGGAAAGCAGCAAGCAGAGTTATCGATGCTGCCGTAGAAAAAGCTTATAACGGCGAAAAGAAAATTGACTGGAAAGAAGTATTAGCTGGTCAAAAAGCTTACGATGAAACTGGCGAATGGTTGCCTAAAGAAACATTAGAAGCAATTGATGAATATTTAATTGCGATTAAAGGACCTTTAACTACACCAATCGGTGGCGGTATTCGTTCATTAAACGTAGCTTTACGTCAAGAATTAGACTTATTCACTTGTTTAAGACCAGTTCGTTGGTTCAAAGGTGTTCCTTCACCTGTTAAAAGACCAGAAGAAACTGACATGGTTATTTTCCGTGAAAATACTGAAGATATTTATGCTGGTATTGAATTTAAAGAAGGTTCATCAGAAGTGAAAAAAGTAGTTGATTTCTTACAAAACGAAATGGGCGCTAAAAACATTCGCTTCCCAGAAACTTCAGGTATCGGTATTAAACCAGTATCTAAAGAAGGTACTGAACGTTTAGTACGTGCAGCTATCCAATATGCGTTAGATAACAACCGTAAGTCTGTTACTTTAGTACACAAAGGTAATATCATGAAATTTACTGAAGGTGCATTCAAACAATGGGGTTATGATGTTGCTCATAATGAATTTGCTGACAAAGTATTTACTTGGCAACAATATGATCAAATTGTTGAAGAACAAGGTAAAGACGAAGCTAACGCTGCTCAAGAAAAAGCTGAAAAAGAAGGCAAAATTATCATTAAAGACTCAATTGCTGATATCTTCTTACAACAAATTCTTACTCGTCCAGCAGATCACGACGTAGTTGCTACAATGAACTTAAACGGTGACTATGTATCAGATGCATTAGCTGCACAAGTTGGTGGTATTGGTATCGCTCCAGGAGCTAACATTAACTATGAAAGTGGACATGCAATTTTCGAAGCTACTCATGGTACTGCGCCTAAATATGCTGACCAAGACAAAGTAAACCCATCTTCTGAAATCTTAAGTGCTGTATTAATGTTAGAACACTTAGGTTGGCAAGAAGCAGCTGATAAAATTACAGATTCAATCGAAAAAACAATCGCGTCCAAAGTTGTTACTTACGACTTTGCACGTTTAATGGACGGTGCAGAAGAAGTTTCAACTTCACAATTCGCAGATGAATTAATTAAAAACTTAAGCTAA
- the pyk gene encoding pyruvate kinase has product MRKTKIVCTIGPASESEEMLEKLMKAGMNVARLNFSHGDFDEHQARIDTIRKVSKRLGKTVAILLDTKGPEIRTHNMKDGAIELEKGTEVIVSMTEVEGTPEKFSVTYDNLINDVGEGSYILLDDGLIELQVKQIDKEKGEVLCDVLNTGELKNKKGVNLPGVKVNLPGITDKDAEDIKFGIRQGVDFIAASFVRRPSDVLDIRKLLEENKNDTISIIPKIENQEGIDNIEEILEVSDGLMVARGDMGVEIPPESVPMVQKDLIRKCNKLGKPVITATQMLDSMQRNPRATRAEASDVANAIYDGTDAVMLSGETAAGSYPEEAVKTMRNIAVSAEAAQDYKQLLSDRTKLVETSLVNAIGVSVAHTALNLSVKAIVAATESGSTARTISKYRPKSDIIAVTPSAETARQCALVWGVYPVVKQGRKTTDALLNNAVATAVETERVQNGDLIIITAGVPTGEKGTTNMMKLHLVGDEIANGQGVGRNSVVGKTLVANSASDLEGVDLSDKVIVTTSVDETLIPYIEQALGLITEENGITSPSAIVGLEKGIPTIVGVENATTEIQSDNLVTVDANQGKVFEGYANVL; this is encoded by the coding sequence ATGAGAAAAACAAAAATTGTATGTACGATTGGACCAGCATCAGAATCTGAAGAAATGTTAGAAAAATTAATGAAAGCTGGTATGAACGTTGCCAGATTGAACTTTTCACACGGTGACTTTGATGAGCATCAAGCACGTATTGACACTATCAGAAAAGTTTCTAAACGTTTAGGTAAAACTGTAGCTATCTTACTTGATACTAAAGGACCAGAAATCCGTACTCATAATATGAAAGACGGTGCTATTGAATTAGAAAAAGGTACAGAAGTTATCGTTAGCATGACTGAAGTTGAAGGTACTCCAGAAAAATTCTCTGTAACTTATGACAACCTTATTAATGACGTAGGTGAAGGTTCTTATATCTTATTAGATGATGGTTTAATTGAATTACAAGTTAAACAAATAGATAAAGAAAAAGGCGAAGTGCTTTGTGACGTATTAAATACTGGTGAACTTAAAAATAAAAAAGGAGTTAACTTACCTGGCGTAAAAGTTAACTTACCTGGTATTACTGATAAAGATGCTGAAGATATTAAATTTGGTATTAGACAAGGTGTAGACTTTATTGCAGCAAGTTTCGTACGTCGTCCAAGTGACGTATTAGACATTCGTAAATTATTAGAAGAAAACAAAAACGACACAATTAGTATTATTCCTAAAATTGAAAACCAAGAGGGTATCGACAACATTGAAGAAATTTTAGAAGTATCTGATGGTTTAATGGTAGCACGTGGTGACATGGGTGTTGAAATCCCACCAGAATCTGTGCCAATGGTACAAAAAGATTTAATTAGAAAATGTAACAAACTAGGTAAGCCAGTTATTACTGCAACTCAAATGTTAGATTCTATGCAACGTAATCCACGTGCAACGCGTGCAGAAGCAAGTGACGTTGCTAACGCTATTTATGATGGTACAGATGCAGTAATGTTATCAGGTGAAACTGCAGCAGGATCATATCCAGAAGAAGCTGTTAAAACAATGAGAAATATTGCTGTTTCAGCTGAAGCTGCACAAGATTATAAACAATTATTATCTGACCGTACAAAATTAGTAGAAACATCATTAGTTAATGCAATTGGTGTATCAGTTGCACACACTGCATTAAACTTAAGTGTTAAAGCTATTGTCGCAGCTACAGAAAGTGGTTCTACTGCTCGTACAATTTCTAAATATAGACCAAAATCAGACATTATTGCCGTTACGCCAAGTGCTGAAACTGCACGCCAATGTGCTTTAGTATGGGGCGTTTATCCTGTAGTTAAACAAGGTCGTAAAACGACAGATGCATTGTTAAATAACGCAGTTGCAACAGCTGTTGAAACTGAAAGAGTACAAAATGGTGATTTAATCATTATTACTGCTGGTGTGCCAACAGGTGAAAAAGGTACTACTAACATGATGAAATTACACTTAGTAGGCGATGAAATCGCAAATGGCCAAGGTGTTGGGCGTAACTCAGTAGTAGGTAAAACATTAGTAGCTAACAGTGCTAGTGATTTAGAAGGTGTAGACTTATCAGATAAAGTAATCGTTACTACATCAGTTGATGAAACTTTAATACCATATATTGAACAAGCATTAGGTTTAATAACAGAAGAAAATGGTATTACTTCACCAAGCGCAATCGTTGGATTAGAAAAAGGTATTCCGACAATTGTTGGTGTTGAAAATGCTACAACTGAAATCCAAAGCGATAACTTAGTAACTGTCGATGCTAACCAAGGTAAAGTATTCGAAGGTTACGCTAACGTGCTTTAA
- a CDS encoding amino acid permease has protein sequence MKKQVLDRELSNRHVQLIAIGGAIGTGLFLGAGQTIALTGPSILLTYIIIGFMLFMFMRGLGEILVSNTGFKSFADVTNEYIGPFAGFVTGWTYWLCWIITGMAEVTAVAKYISFWFPQIPNWISALFCVLILMSFNLLSAKLFGELEFWFAIIKIVTIIALIVVGAIMIIMAYKTQFGHASLTNLYNNGIFPKGVSGFMMSFQMALFSFVGIELIGVTAGETKDPKVTIPRAINSVPIRIIIFYVGSLAVIMSIVPWAQVNPEESPFVRLFALIGIPFAAGLINFVVLTAAASSCNSGIFSNSRMLFGLSNQDQAPPMFKSKNKNGVPHIAIIASSFLLLIAALLNYIIPNATQVFTYVTTLSTVLFLVVWGLITVAYINYHKRNPEKHKNANYKLFGGKYMAYAILVFFFLVFCLLFVNVDTRRAVYITPIWLVILGLMYLRYKNAINRTQK, from the coding sequence ATGAAAAAACAAGTATTAGACAGAGAACTTAGTAATCGTCATGTTCAACTAATTGCTATTGGGGGAGCAATTGGTACTGGATTATTCTTGGGAGCAGGACAAACGATTGCATTAACGGGTCCTTCCATTTTACTTACCTATATTATTATAGGGTTTATGTTATTTATGTTTATGAGAGGTTTAGGGGAAATTCTGGTTTCCAACACAGGATTTAAATCTTTCGCAGATGTAACGAATGAATATATAGGCCCATTTGCAGGTTTTGTTACTGGTTGGACATATTGGTTATGTTGGATTATAACTGGTATGGCAGAAGTTACTGCCGTTGCAAAATACATAAGTTTTTGGTTCCCACAAATACCCAATTGGATTAGCGCATTATTTTGCGTACTTATCTTAATGTCATTCAATTTATTAAGTGCCAAATTATTTGGTGAATTAGAATTTTGGTTCGCAATCATTAAAATCGTCACAATTATTGCTTTAATTGTCGTTGGTGCAATTATGATTATTATGGCCTACAAAACACAATTTGGTCATGCATCACTGACTAATTTATATAATAATGGTATTTTCCCTAAAGGCGTAAGTGGCTTTATGATGTCATTCCAAATGGCATTATTCTCATTTGTTGGTATCGAATTAATTGGTGTTACAGCAGGTGAAACTAAGGATCCTAAAGTAACAATTCCAAGAGCTATCAACAGCGTACCGATTCGTATCATTATTTTCTATGTCGGTTCATTAGCAGTGATTATGTCTATCGTTCCTTGGGCACAAGTAAATCCAGAAGAAAGCCCATTTGTTAGATTATTTGCACTCATCGGCATACCATTTGCCGCTGGATTAATTAACTTCGTAGTGTTGACTGCGGCAGCATCGTCTTGTAACAGTGGTATCTTTTCAAATAGTAGAATGCTTTTTGGTTTATCTAACCAAGATCAAGCACCACCTATGTTCAAAAGTAAAAACAAAAATGGTGTACCACATATAGCGATTATCGCATCATCATTTTTATTATTAATCGCAGCTTTATTAAACTATATTATTCCGAATGCAACACAAGTGTTTACTTATGTCACAACGTTATCAACGGTATTGTTCCTTGTAGTATGGGGGCTGATAACAGTTGCATATATTAATTATCACAAGCGCAATCCGGAAAAACACAAAAATGCAAACTACAAATTATTTGGTGGTAAATATATGGCTTATGCTATCTTAGTATTTTTCTTCTTAGTATTCTGCTTATTATTTGTTAACGTAGATACTAGAAGAGCCGTGTATATAACGCCAATCTGGCTTGTTATTTTAGGCCTGATGTATCTTAGATATAAAAATGCGATTAACAGAACTCAAAAATAA
- a CDS encoding response regulator transcription factor, which yields MSQTVLVVDDEQSIVTLLKYNLEQAGYNIEVAYDGEEALAKVDAVKPEVIVLDVMLPKKDGIEVCKQIRADKNLVPILMLTAKDDEFDRVLGLELGADDYMTKPFSPREVVARVKAILRRSAMLTELNENADSSEDIHIGSIKIKPDFFEVYRNGELLELTPKEFELLLYLIDRQGRVITREHMLNSVWNYEFAGDSRIVDVHISHLRDKLEDNPKQPKLIKTVRGLGYKLERPKN from the coding sequence ATGTCTCAAACAGTACTTGTAGTTGATGACGAACAATCAATTGTAACATTGCTTAAATATAATTTAGAACAAGCTGGTTACAATATAGAGGTAGCCTATGATGGCGAAGAAGCATTGGCGAAAGTTGATGCAGTTAAACCGGAAGTAATTGTATTAGATGTTATGTTACCTAAAAAAGACGGTATTGAAGTGTGTAAGCAAATTCGTGCAGATAAAAATTTAGTGCCGATTTTAATGTTGACTGCGAAAGATGATGAATTTGATCGCGTATTGGGCTTAGAATTAGGCGCAGATGATTATATGACGAAACCATTTTCACCGAGAGAAGTTGTTGCACGTGTTAAAGCAATATTAAGACGATCTGCAATGTTAACAGAGTTAAATGAAAATGCAGATAGTTCTGAGGACATTCATATTGGGTCTATTAAAATAAAACCTGACTTTTTTGAAGTTTACCGTAATGGAGAATTGTTAGAATTAACACCTAAAGAATTTGAGTTATTATTATATTTAATAGACAGACAAGGCAGAGTAATTACACGTGAACACATGTTGAATTCTGTGTGGAATTATGAATTTGCTGGTGATTCTCGAATTGTTGATGTACATATAAGTCATTTAAGAGATAAATTAGAAGACAATCCCAAACAGCCTAAATTGATTAAAACTGTGCGTGGATTAGGTTACAAGTTAGAGAGACCTAAAAATTAA
- the pnpS gene encoding two-component system histidine kinase PnpS, which produces MLKFHQRLLIILCTITIVSFLALGFIVTHVIYTTVVQNQQQLLEHKTTHFVSLLNQNKQNELTKLMKNEQLSIEIKDDDKKTYSQTTKVPINSSILKMTTDTSLRYDKYKGQHRYTYETSKSNYTILISGVNNNLHDLQMKIWYYLLLTIIVVLLVMFLVVRMINRTYIMPIKEVTYATQLLAEGYYHVRVPESNVKETRELFVTTNELARRLQKLNNQQKLQSNRLKTTLENIPSSILMIDKYGEIVIANRTYYEVFTPDIEIEHHSYTEILDDDVQPLITDAFKMEKALYQQLKLNVSQVHEKYFDTACVPILSKSKKNLYGMVIVLHDITNLKKLENLRREFVANVSHELKTPITSIKGFAETLLDGAKDDPQSLNAFLDIILKESERIESLVFDLLDLSHVEQQTEIETTRLNFAEVVQSNIDSLQTIAESKSISINASLDSNVYIEANKDKVSQVVINLVSNAINYSPENSEIIVKVYEENQKSILVVKDFGIGIKEEDQQHIFERFYRVDKARSRDSGGTGLGLSIAKHIIEAHKGRISVSSKPNEGSTFKVIFFDDTL; this is translated from the coding sequence ATGTTGAAATTTCATCAACGTTTATTAATAATTTTATGTACGATAACAATAGTGAGTTTTCTTGCCTTAGGGTTTATTGTTACACACGTGATTTATACTACAGTAGTGCAAAATCAACAGCAACTACTCGAACATAAAACAACGCATTTTGTGAGTTTGTTAAATCAAAATAAGCAAAATGAACTAACTAAATTAATGAAAAATGAGCAACTATCGATAGAAATCAAAGATGATGATAAAAAAACATATTCTCAAACGACAAAGGTCCCAATAAATTCTTCTATCTTAAAAATGACGACTGATACGTCATTACGCTATGATAAATATAAAGGCCAACATCGTTATACTTATGAAACGTCTAAGAGTAATTACACGATACTTATTAGTGGCGTTAACAATAATCTACATGATTTACAAATGAAAATTTGGTACTATTTGTTATTAACAATTATTGTAGTCTTGTTAGTCATGTTTTTAGTAGTTAGAATGATTAACCGTACATATATTATGCCAATAAAAGAAGTAACATATGCAACACAATTACTTGCAGAAGGATATTACCATGTTAGAGTTCCAGAGAGTAATGTTAAAGAAACAAGGGAATTATTTGTTACTACAAATGAATTAGCAAGAAGATTACAAAAATTAAATAATCAACAAAAGTTACAATCTAATCGTTTAAAAACAACTTTGGAAAATATCCCAAGTTCAATTTTAATGATTGATAAGTATGGTGAAATTGTAATAGCTAATAGAACTTATTACGAAGTATTCACACCTGATATAGAGATAGAGCATCATAGTTATACAGAAATATTAGACGATGACGTTCAACCATTAATTACGGACGCTTTTAAAATGGAAAAGGCACTTTATCAGCAGTTGAAATTAAACGTGAGTCAAGTACATGAAAAATATTTTGATACAGCATGTGTCCCGATTCTATCGAAGTCTAAAAAGAATTTATACGGCATGGTTATCGTATTGCACGATATAACAAATCTTAAAAAATTAGAAAATTTACGACGAGAATTTGTTGCTAACGTGTCTCACGAGCTAAAAACACCAATAACATCTATCAAAGGTTTTGCTGAAACATTGCTAGATGGTGCAAAAGACGATCCACAGTCATTAAATGCCTTTTTAGATATTATTTTAAAAGAATCTGAACGTATTGAATCGCTTGTTTTTGATCTATTAGATTTATCTCATGTTGAACAACAGACTGAAATTGAAACGACGAGACTTAACTTTGCTGAGGTGGTGCAAAGTAATATCGATAGTTTACAAACGATTGCAGAAAGTAAATCAATTTCTATAAACGCAAGTCTTGATTCAAATGTTTATATTGAAGCAAATAAAGATAAAGTTTCACAAGTTGTTATTAACTTGGTTTCTAACGCGATTAATTATTCGCCGGAAAACAGTGAAATTATTGTTAAAGTGTATGAAGAAAATCAAAAATCGATCTTAGTCGTAAAAGACTTTGGTATTGGTATAAAAGAAGAAGACCAACAGCATATCTTTGAACGATTTTATAGAGTTGATAAAGCTAGAAGTAGAGATTCTGGTGGTACAGGTCTAGGTTTATCTATAGCGAAACATATAATCGAAGCGCATAAAGGGCGTATTAGCGTTTCGTCAAAACCTAACGAAGGGTCAACATTCAAAGTTATATTTTTTGATGATACTTTATAA
- a CDS encoding acetyl-CoA carboxylase carboxyltransferase subunit alpha, with protein sequence MLDFEKPLYEIKNKIESLKESQEKNDVDLQEEIDMLEASLDRETHKVYTNLKPWDRVQLARLQERPTSLDYIPLIFDSFIELHGDRNFRDDPAMIGGIGYLNGQAVTVVGQQRGKDTKDNIYRNFGMAHPEGYRKALRLMKQAEKFNRPIFTFIDTKGAYPGKAAEERGQSESIARNLVEMASLTVPVISIVIGEGGSGGALGLGITNKILMLENSTYSVISPEGASALLWKDSNLAKIAAETMKITAKDLQELKVADDVVEEPLGGAHHDVELQAQNIKAKFEQYLAELNKMNAEELVEDRYEKFRNIGSFHE encoded by the coding sequence ATGCTTGATTTTGAGAAGCCACTTTATGAAATTAAAAATAAAATAGAATCATTAAAAGAATCTCAAGAAAAAAATGATGTAGACTTACAAGAAGAAATTGATATGTTAGAAGCATCATTAGATAGAGAAACTCATAAAGTTTATACAAATTTAAAACCTTGGGACCGTGTGCAATTAGCTAGGTTACAAGAAAGACCAACGTCATTAGACTACATCCCATTAATTTTTGATTCTTTCATTGAATTACATGGAGATCGTAATTTTAGAGACGATCCCGCTATGATTGGTGGTATTGGTTATTTAAATGGCCAAGCCGTAACAGTAGTAGGACAACAAAGAGGTAAAGATACGAAAGATAATATTTATCGTAACTTTGGGATGGCGCATCCAGAAGGTTATAGAAAAGCGCTTCGTTTAATGAAGCAGGCTGAAAAATTTAATAGACCTATTTTTACATTTATTGATACAAAAGGTGCGTATCCAGGTAAAGCAGCTGAAGAACGTGGTCAAAGTGAATCTATCGCAAGAAACTTAGTAGAAATGGCATCGTTAACAGTACCTGTTATTTCAATAGTTATTGGTGAAGGTGGAAGTGGTGGCGCACTTGGTCTCGGTATTACTAACAAAATTTTAATGCTTGAAAACAGTACTTATTCTGTTATTTCCCCTGAAGGGGCATCGGCATTATTATGGAAAGATAGTAATTTAGCTAAAATAGCTGCAGAAACAATGAAAATAACAGCAAAAGATTTACAAGAACTAAAAGTTGCTGATGATGTTGTTGAAGAACCACTAGGTGGTGCGCATCATGATGTTGAATTACAGGCACAAAATATTAAAGCAAAATTTGAACAATATTTAGCTGAATTGAATAAGATGAATGCTGAAGAACTCGTTGAAGATCGTTATGAAAAATTCAGAAATATCGGGTCATTTCATGAATAA